A stretch of DNA from Methylobacterium sp. CB376:
TCACCCTTCCTCAACCCGGGACGGCCTAGGCCGTGCGGCGAGCGGACGCGGCCGGGAGGGCGCGCCCGCGGCCGCGGAGCCCGGATCCGGCCCCGGCGCGGGGTTTCCGGGGCCCGCCATGCAGGATCTCCCGCTCCCGTCCTTGATCTGGATCAGGACCGGTCCCTGTGGATGGGACGGGGCGCGACCGGTCCGCCGCCGCGGCCCCACCCCGGAGGGCTTAGGCATCGCGGGGCGGGCGAGGGCGCGGCGGGGAGGCCGGGCTCACGGATCCTGCGGGAGGACCGCGCGGGGGAGTTCGGCCCGCTGCGGCGCGCCGGGGGCGGGGTCCTGATCGCCGTCGGCCGGCGCCGCGCCGAGGCGCGCCACGAGGTTCCCGATCGCCGCCGCCGTGGCGGCGAGCCCCTCGCGGCCCCGCATCAGCTCAATCTCGCCGCGCTGGTTGTGCCGGATCGCCTGCGCCATCAGCCGCACGCGCAGGTCGCCCGCGCCGCGCAGGGCCGCGTCCGCCATCGCGATGGCGCCCCGGTGATGGGCCGTCATCAGGCGCACGAAGGCGGCGTCGAAGGCGTCGGGCGCCGCCCGGGCCAGGCCGTCGATCTCGGCCTCGCCGAGCATGCCCGGCATGGCGGCCCGCTCCCGCGGCCCGCAGACGGCGAGCGGGGAATCGAACCAGCTGCGCCACCACTGGTCGAGGATCGCGACCTCGCCCGCCTGCGCGGCCGCGATCAGCCGGGCGAGGGCGCGCAGGTGCGGGTCCCGCGCCCGCTCGGCGGCGAGCCGCGCCAGGACGATCCCCTGCGCGTGATGGCTCGCCATGCGCCGCATGAAGGCTTGGTCGCCCGCGCGGTCGCGTCCCGCCCAGGGCCATTCGCGGCCCTGGGCGCCGAGGGCGGCGAGGACCGAGAGGGCGAGCGCGAACCCGCCCGCGAGCCAGGCCCAGAGCCCGGCGGCGCGGGCGTTCGGCGAGGGACGCCGCGCCAGCCGGTCGCGCAGCCATGGGAAGAGCGGGTAGCAGAGCGCCGAGGTGACGTGGACGAGGAAGCCGATCCAGTAGGGCTGCTCCAGGGTGAAGATCGGCTGCCGGAAGGGGATCGCCGGCACCAGGAGGAGCCACTCGCTCGCCGAAGTGAGGAGCGCCCAGGGCAGGGCGAGGGCCAGCAGGACGCCCGGGCGCAGGCCCGCCGTCCAGCGCCCCAGGAGGCCGAAGAACACCACCGCCCAGGACAGATCCGCCCATTGGTGGAACAGGATGCCGCCCAGGATGGCGGGCCAGCCGGGATCCGCCTGCAGGGCCGGATCCCGGAACGGGATCGCCGCCACCACCATCCAGTCGACGGCGGCGTCGCGGCCGATCCGGGCCGCGGCGAGCTGGCTCACCAGCGTCGAGAAGGTGCTGCTGACGAGCCCGAGCAGGCAGGCGGCCCGCCAGTCGAGGCCGGCGGGGGCGCGGAGCGGGGCGCCCCGCGAGGGGAGCGCCCCGGATTCGGGTGCGGCCACGGGCCCGGCCATGCCGGCGGATCCGTCAGATCTTGCCGTGGGTGACCGGCGGCTCGGTCATCTGCTCCTTCTGGGCGCCCGAATCCGGTCGGGCCGGGCCGAGCACCGGCTCCTCCCCGAGCGGCTCGAAGGCCTTGAAGGTGAACTGGCCGCGGCCGTCCATCGAGGGTCCCTCGCAGTAGCGGCCGGGCGGCACCGGCGTGCCGTTCCGGTCGGTGCCCACGAACATGTAGCTGAATTCCTGCGCCTCCTTCGACTGATCGAAGCTGTTGGGCACCGGCAGCGACTCGCGCAGGCCGCCGAGATCCTCGATCACCGCGAGCCATTGCTGCTGGTGCATGGTGTCGCGGGCGCTGAGGAAGCGCAGCATGTCCTGCATGCCGGGATCGTGGGCGGCGTTGAACAGGCGCCCCGCCAGGGTGCGGCCGGTCGCCTCGGCGGCCACGTTGGCGAACATGTCGCCGACGAGGTTGCCGCTGGCGTAGACGTGCGAGCAGTCGAAGGGCAGGCCGTCGCCGTTCTCGGGCAGGGCCGCCATGCCGCTCGACAGGATGTGGCGGTGGAGCATGCCCTCGGCCACGTGCCGCGGGCGCTCGCCGCCCATCACGGCGCCGACGATCGGGTTCGCCTGCGCGGTCGTCTCCTGAAGGGTCGCGGGCGCATTCTCCAGGTTCAGCGCCACCGCGGTCGCCAGCATCTCGATGTGGCTGATCTCCTCCGTCGCCGTGTGCAGGAGCGCGTCGCGATACGTGTTGTCCGGGCCACGCGCGCCCCAGGCCTGGAAGAAGTACTGCAGGCAGACGCGGATCTCACCTTCGACCCCGCCGATCGCCTGCTGCAGCTGGCGGGCGAAGATCGGATCGGGCTTCTCGACCCGGACCGGATATTGCAGGCGCTTGTCGTGGCAGTACATCAGGCACTCCTGATCGGGCGGACCGGGCGCGCTCCCGACCTCATCGAGAGACTCAGCCTGAGTATGACGCCCTGCGGCTCAACGCGGCCTGCGCGGCCGGGTTCACGCTGCGTCGCCGGTAAAAGGTTGATTTCCGTGCCGACATCTCGCGGTCAAGCCGAGGATTGATTTCACATAAGAAGGATTCAGATCTGAAATGCGTCGATTTCGCGCCTGAATTCACATAAGTGAACCCGGCCTCTCTGCTCGCATGCGCGGGCCAAAAGAACGCCCCGCCGGCCGGGCCGGGGGGCGTGGAGGCGACTCGCAGGAGGGTCCGATGAAGGGTCAGCCTTCGTGGGGCCAACCCGCCGCCGGCGGGCGTTGTTCCGGCCGGTTCAGGCCCGCTGGTGGCGGGCGGCGCGGGCCTCGTCGCGCTCCGAGATCAGGCGGGCGCCGCGCTGGTAGGTGACGCAGGCCCACAGCCAGTGCAGCGTCACGACGAGGCGGTTCTGGAAGCCGACCAGCAGGTCGACGTGGGCGATGCCCCAGACCAGCCAGGCCGGGAAGCCCCTGAGCTTGACGCTGTCCCACTGCACGACGGCGCTGTTGCGCCCGATCACCGCGAGGTCGCCGCGCGAGCGGAAGCGGAACGGGGCGGGACGCTGCCCGGAGAGGAGGCGGGCGCGCAGGGCCTTGCCGAGGTAGCGGCCCTGCTGGTGGGCGACCTGGGCGAGGCCCGGCAGGGGCGAGCCGTCCTGCGCCCGGGCGAGGGCGACGTCGCCGAGCGCGTAGACGTCGGGCGCGCCCGCGACGGCGAGGTCGGGGCCGACCGGGACGTGGCCGGCGCGGTCGGTCTCGACGCCGAGCGACGCCCCCGCCGGGGAGGCGCGCACGCCCGCCCCCCGGACGATCACCGCCGCCGGGATGTGCCGGCCCGCCGCCGTCACCCCGGTCTCGTCCATGGCCTCGACCGGGGAGCCGGTCAGCACGGTGACGCCGAGGCGCTCCAGCGCCCGGGTCGCGTAGGCCGAGAGGTCCTCCGGGAAGGTGCCGAGGATGCGCGGGGCAGCCTCGATCAGCAGGATGCGGGCCTTCGTCGGATCGACGGCGCGGAAGTCGCGGGCGAGGGCTTGGTGCAACAGGCCCGCGATGGCGCCGGCCATCTCGCCCCCGGTCGGGCCGC
This window harbors:
- a CDS encoding DUF305 domain-containing protein; the protein is MAGPVAAPESGALPSRGAPLRAPAGLDWRAACLLGLVSSTFSTLVSQLAAARIGRDAAVDWMVVAAIPFRDPALQADPGWPAILGGILFHQWADLSWAVVFFGLLGRWTAGLRPGVLLALALPWALLTSASEWLLLVPAIPFRQPIFTLEQPYWIGFLVHVTSALCYPLFPWLRDRLARRPSPNARAAGLWAWLAGGFALALSVLAALGAQGREWPWAGRDRAGDQAFMRRMASHHAQGIVLARLAAERARDPHLRALARLIAAAQAGEVAILDQWWRSWFDSPLAVCGPRERAAMPGMLGEAEIDGLARAAPDAFDAAFVRLMTAHHRGAIAMADAALRGAGDLRVRLMAQAIRHNQRGEIELMRGREGLAATAAAIGNLVARLGAAPADGDQDPAPGAPQRAELPRAVLPQDP
- a CDS encoding manganese catalase family protein; translation: MYCHDKRLQYPVRVEKPDPIFARQLQQAIGGVEGEIRVCLQYFFQAWGARGPDNTYRDALLHTATEEISHIEMLATAVALNLENAPATLQETTAQANPIVGAVMGGERPRHVAEGMLHRHILSSGMAALPENGDGLPFDCSHVYASGNLVGDMFANVAAEATGRTLAGRLFNAAHDPGMQDMLRFLSARDTMHQQQWLAVIEDLGGLRESLPVPNSFDQSKEAQEFSYMFVGTDRNGTPVPPGRYCEGPSMDGRGQFTFKAFEPLGEEPVLGPARPDSGAQKEQMTEPPVTHGKI